In Patagioenas fasciata isolate bPatFas1 chromosome 18, bPatFas1.hap1, whole genome shotgun sequence, a genomic segment contains:
- the LOC136109467 gene encoding fas-binding factor 1 homolog: AQTWGESLDVLRAGAELSGITGRGKKPGEGSGWLVGDGLPGTEDGAKPGGTRCCSPAFLGALRLQRRRKSPHPKQWPWVFLTLLPEAAAGSQHRTQGSERFKYRNPPVSAPVRCSRGPQHQPPKGEAVLRHPLRSPCARPHPLAFQDKDDRDWDFLRTSKPSAGPQKTAVKCGTESSSETTAEQSSRKELPPRQTPLRTVAPVQRRKTSMFEDAEDDDLLDVLRRGKGPKKEEELRPARSTLDGLFGRGSVAKVLEKPEEEGRGDKKELVFGEYKPSMGSRPAVQPAVGQLVRFSANSSSETNPEPRSTPRPPRRRNPVRRRRAEDDWLSWEDEDFTDPTSQSRAAEEAAPKPDPMDWLIDALARRRAEEQAKAQEIKAETMETQEKKTKPSETEEKKAEPSEAQEKKNKPSETEEKKAEPSETAGEGPGPRSPGSQLAASPAALDCRAELLSAQARVAELESQVRMLEEERAQQKVLLESAQRQHQEHLDVQESSHRTSVNIMKEKYEQQVEMLRRQNEQLAAQLRQERQDMARDRAELLAQHQLDLEQLWEQHRLELQQLRELQRESVEKLRKKHEEQLQHVKWLKEREMDVLTGTISHTRSLDSVVERMEKFSSDLQNVCRRSMEEEQSRVRELVANTQTRLGEQTWLLEQERAELKIQRQELKAKEEQLARDRQRLDEAWQEMRLEKEKVIEAVRHVQKQQEMIRSTKELSAQKHAEGERALGEARRMQSEFWDKLQVLQQQEEQLKQQEEQLKQQQEQLKPQLEQLKQQKEQLKQLQEQMNQQQEQMKQQLEQMKQQPEQLKQQLQQLKQDQEQLKQEKASLSSMFSAQMQLLKVQAQQGDKELEKQRIFLENLKKVRYNTARLSTTPPSSSRSVDDTIEYTHALIEALRKASPPVQVADLSSILRPPITFKTL, from the exons GCCCAAACGTGGGGAGAGAGCCTGGATGTCctgagggctggggctgagctctcTGGCATCACTGGCAGGGGTAAAAAGCCAGGAGAGGGGAGTGGGTGGCTGGTGGGAGACGGGCTTCCAGGTACCGAGGATGGAGCAAAGCCCGGgggcacccgctgctgcagcccagccttcCTGGGTGCGCTTCGGCTCCAGCGTCGTAGGAAGAGCCCTCACCCAAAGCAATGGCCTTGGGTGTTCCTGACACTTctcccagaggcagcagcaggatcTCAGCACAGGACTCAGGGCTCAGAGCGTTTCAAGTACCGAAATCCCCCCGTCTCAGCCCCCGTGCGCTGCAGCCGCGgcccccagcaccagcctccCAAGGGAGAAGCAGTGCTGAGGCATCCGCTGCGCTCGCCCTGTGCCCGTCCTCATCCTCTTGCTTTCCAGGACAAGGACGACCGGGACTGGGATTTCCTGAGGACATCGAAACCCAGTGCTGGCCCACAGAAGACGGCCGTGAAATGTGGCACTGAAAGCAGCTCTGAGAcaacagcagaacagagcagcaggaaag agctgcccccacgCCAGACGCCCCTGCGCACCGTGGCCCCGGTCCAGAGGAGGAAGACGTCGATGTTTGAAGATGCTGAAGACGACGACCTCTTGGATGTGCTAAGACGTGGCAAAGGCCCGAAAAAAGA AGAGGAGCTCCGGCCAGCGCGCTCCACGCTGGACGGCTTGTTCGGACGAGGCTCCGTGGCCAAAGTCCTGGAAAAGCCAG AGGAGGAAGGGCGCGGGGACAAGAAGGAGCTTGTCTTCGGAGAGTACAAGCCCTCGATGGGCTCCAGGCCCGCGGTCCAGCCGGCGGTGGGGCAGTTGGTGAG GttttctgccaacagcagcagcgaAACAAACCCAGAGCCCCGCTCCACACCTCGTCCTCCCCGCAGACGGAACCCCGTGCGGAGGAGAAGGGCCGAAGACGACTGGCTGAGCTGGGAGGATGAGGATTTCACGGATCCCACCAGCCAGTCCAGGGCTGCAGAGGAGGCAGCACCTAAACCCGACCCGATGGACTGGCTGATTGATGCCTTGGCTCGCAGGAGAGCCGAAGAACAGGCCAAGGCACAGGAGATAAAGGCCGAGACCATGGAGACCCAGGAGAAGAAAACCAAGCCCTCCGAGACTGAAGAGAAAAAGGCTGAGCCCTCGGAGGcgcaagagaaaaagaacaaaccctcCGAGACTGAAGAGAAAAAGGCCGAGCCCTCAGAGACCGCGGGCGAAGGGCCGGGTCCCCGCTCTCCCGGCAG ccagctggccgcctccccagcagcattggactgtcgggcagagctgctgagcgcccaggcccgtgtggcagagctggagagccag GtccggatgctggaggaggagcgggcgcAGCAGAAAGTGTTATTGGAGAgtgcccagcggcagcaccaggagcacctggatgtccaggagagcagccacag GACCTCAGTGAACATAATGAAGGAGAAgtatgagcagcaggtggagatgCTGCGGCGGCAGAATGAGCAGCTGGCGGCtcagctgcggcaggagcggcaggacatggcgcgggatcgggcagagctgctggcgcagcaccagctggacctggagcagctgtgggagcagcaccggctggagctgcagcagctgcgggagctgcagag GGAGTCTGTTGAGAAACTGCGCAAGAAACACGAGGAGCAGCTCCAGCACGTCAAGTggctgaaagagagagagatggaTGTGCTGACCGGCACCATTTCACACACCAG GTCTCTGGACAGCGTCGTTGAGAGGATGGAGAAGTTCTCCAGCGACCTGCAGAACGTGTGCAGGAGGAGCATGGAGGAGGAGCAGAGCCGTGTCCGGGAGCTGGTGGCCAACACGCAGACCAGGCTGGGTGAGCAGActtggctgctggagcag GAGCGGGCAGAGCTGAAGATCCAgcgccaggagctgaaagccaAGGAGGAACAGCTGGCGAGAGACAGGCAGAGGCTGGACGAGGCCTGGCAGGAAATGcggctggagaaggagaaggtgatcGAGGCCGTGCGACATgtccagaagcagcaggagatgaTCAGAAGCACGAAGGAG CTCTCGGCCCAGAAGCACGCGGAGGGGGAGCGAGCCCTGGGGGAGGCACGCAGGATGCAATCAGAGTTCTGGGACAAGCTGCaggtcctgcagcagcaggaggagcagctgaagcagcaggaggagcagttgaagcagcagcaggagcagctgaagccacagctggagcagctgaagcagcagaaggaacagctgaagcagctgcaggagcagatgAATCAGCaacaggagcagatgaagcagcagctggagcagatgaagcagcagccagagcagctgaagcagcagctgcagcagctgaagcaggatcaggagcagctgaagcaggaaaaggcCTCCCTGTCTTCCATGTTCAGTGCCCAGATGCAGCTGCTGAAGGTCCAGGCCCAGCAG ggggaCAAAGAGTTAGAGAAGCAGAGAATCTTCTTGGAGAACCTCAAGAAAGTACGATACAACACTGCACGGCTGTCAACAACCCCTCCATCCTCCTCCCGTTCTGTGGACGATACCATTGAGTATACGCATGCATTAATAGAGGCCCTGAGGAAAGCATCTCCACCTGTGCAAGTAGCTGACCTGTCCTCCATTCTCCGGCCTCCCATTACTTTCAAGACCCTTTAA
- the LOC136109695 gene encoding large ribosomal subunit protein mL38-like isoform X1, whose translation MAVPLLSAALSGVRSGRAFGTAAALCKRAAPLGPMPNEDIDVSNLEVLEKYRSFSRYLRLAEKESRKPHWWQTVRQHSSPKPEPKTDISLPHEKLLRAKEIKARKKILRENHQNAEMERAARLRTGLCSATPFLPRLCWVPQCHLQCFPLLAALIPLDKVRAEWEKSSGPFHKQRMAEHCGVFRDLFRGATFTPWVTLRVEYSQEDEHVMPVYYGNMVTPSEASSPPAVSYEADKGTLWTLLLTNPDGHLRDTHSEYLHWLVTNIPGNDIQAGKEICHYLPPFPAMGTGYHRFIFLLFKQDHRIDFSEDVRPTPCHSLKMRTFSTFDFYRKHEDAMTPAGLAFFQCQWDSSVTCVFHQLLNMREPVFEFVRPPVYHPPQVKFPRHQPLRYLDRYRDTKEPTYGIY comes from the exons atggcggtgcccctgctgagtgccgcgctgagcggcgtccggagcgggcgggcgttcggcacggccg CTGCACTCTGCAAGCGGGCAGCCCCGCTGGGGCCGATGCCCAATGAGGATATTGACGTCAGCAacttagaagtgctggaaaaatACCGCAGTTTCAGTCGGTACTTGAGGCTGGCGGAGAAGGAGAGCAGGAAGCCGCACTGGTGGCAGACGGTccggcagcacagcagccccaagCCAG AGCCGAAGACCGACATCAGCCTCCCACATGAGAAGCTGCTGCGGGCAAAGGAAATcaaggcaagaaagaagatccTGAGGGAGAACCACCAGAATGCCGAGATGGAAAGAGCAGCGCGGCTCCGGACTGGTCTGTGCTCCGCCACCCCCTTCCTGCCCCGGCTGTGctgggttccccagtgtcacctccagTGTTTCCCTCTCCTTGCAGCGCTGATCCCCCTCGACAAGGTCAGAGCTGAGTGGGAGAAGAGCAGCGGCCCGTTCCACAAGCAGCGCATGGCCGAGCACTGCGGGGTGTTTCGTGATTTGTTCCGAGGGGCCACGTTCACCCCCTGGGTCACCTTGAGGGTGGAATACAGCCAAGAAGATGAGCACGTCATGCCGGTCTACTATGGGAACATGGTGACTCCGTCAGAG GCTTCCAGTCCCCCTGCAGTGTCATACGAGGCAGATAAAGGCACGCTGTGGACTTTGTTGCTCACAAATCCAG ATGGACATTTAAGAGACACGCACTCGGAGTACCTGCACTGGCTGGT GACCAACATCCCAGGCAACGACATCCAGGCGGGTAAGGAGATCTGCCATTACCTGCCCCCCTTCCCCGCCATGGGCACTGGCTACCATCGCTTCATCTTCCTGCTCTTCAAGCAAGACCACCGCATCGATTTCAGCGAGGATGTTCGGCCCACACCCTG CCACAGCCTCAAGATGCGAACCTTTAGCACGTTTGACTTCTACAGAAAGCACGAGGACGCCatgaccccggcagggctggcgttTTTCCAGTGCCAGTGGGACAGCTCCGTTACCTGCGTCTTCCATCAGCTTCTCA ATATGAGAGAGCCCGTGTTTGAATTTGTGCGGCCgcccgtttaccatcctccccaggtgaagttcCCGCGCCACCAGCCCTTGAGGTACCTGGACAGGTACCGAGACACCAAGGAGCCCACCTACGGCATTTACTAG
- the LOC136109695 gene encoding large ribosomal subunit protein mL38-like isoform X2, whose protein sequence is MAVPLLSAALSGVRSGRAFGTAAALCKRAAPLGPMPNEDIDVSNLEVLEKYRSFSRYLRLAEKESRKPHWWQTVRQHSSPKPEPKTDISLPHEKLLRAKEIKARKKILRENHQNAEMERAARLRTALIPLDKVRAEWEKSSGPFHKQRMAEHCGVFRDLFRGATFTPWVTLRVEYSQEDEHVMPVYYGNMVTPSEASSPPAVSYEADKGTLWTLLLTNPDGHLRDTHSEYLHWLVTNIPGNDIQAGKEICHYLPPFPAMGTGYHRFIFLLFKQDHRIDFSEDVRPTPCHSLKMRTFSTFDFYRKHEDAMTPAGLAFFQCQWDSSVTCVFHQLLNMREPVFEFVRPPVYHPPQVKFPRHQPLRYLDRYRDTKEPTYGIY, encoded by the exons atggcggtgcccctgctgagtgccgcgctgagcggcgtccggagcgggcgggcgttcggcacggccg CTGCACTCTGCAAGCGGGCAGCCCCGCTGGGGCCGATGCCCAATGAGGATATTGACGTCAGCAacttagaagtgctggaaaaatACCGCAGTTTCAGTCGGTACTTGAGGCTGGCGGAGAAGGAGAGCAGGAAGCCGCACTGGTGGCAGACGGTccggcagcacagcagccccaagCCAG AGCCGAAGACCGACATCAGCCTCCCACATGAGAAGCTGCTGCGGGCAAAGGAAATcaaggcaagaaagaagatccTGAGGGAGAACCACCAGAATGCCGAGATGGAAAGAGCAGCGCGGCTCCGGACTG CGCTGATCCCCCTCGACAAGGTCAGAGCTGAGTGGGAGAAGAGCAGCGGCCCGTTCCACAAGCAGCGCATGGCCGAGCACTGCGGGGTGTTTCGTGATTTGTTCCGAGGGGCCACGTTCACCCCCTGGGTCACCTTGAGGGTGGAATACAGCCAAGAAGATGAGCACGTCATGCCGGTCTACTATGGGAACATGGTGACTCCGTCAGAG GCTTCCAGTCCCCCTGCAGTGTCATACGAGGCAGATAAAGGCACGCTGTGGACTTTGTTGCTCACAAATCCAG ATGGACATTTAAGAGACACGCACTCGGAGTACCTGCACTGGCTGGT GACCAACATCCCAGGCAACGACATCCAGGCGGGTAAGGAGATCTGCCATTACCTGCCCCCCTTCCCCGCCATGGGCACTGGCTACCATCGCTTCATCTTCCTGCTCTTCAAGCAAGACCACCGCATCGATTTCAGCGAGGATGTTCGGCCCACACCCTG CCACAGCCTCAAGATGCGAACCTTTAGCACGTTTGACTTCTACAGAAAGCACGAGGACGCCatgaccccggcagggctggcgttTTTCCAGTGCCAGTGGGACAGCTCCGTTACCTGCGTCTTCCATCAGCTTCTCA ATATGAGAGAGCCCGTGTTTGAATTTGTGCGGCCgcccgtttaccatcctccccaggtgaagttcCCGCGCCACCAGCCCTTGAGGTACCTGGACAGGTACCGAGACACCAAGGAGCCCACCTACGGCATTTACTAG